Proteins from a genomic interval of Natronorubrum sediminis:
- the prs gene encoding ribose-phosphate diphosphokinase, whose translation MEIIVTPTAEHLELDAARLNSHPQNESRLFPDGEVYVQLESVADIESALVVHSGQPCPNQGLAYLYGLLDLLTKHDVLITLCFTYVPYGMQDKSFYPGTVNYARALLDHVTRYPVRQVYAIDPHFSHRDWVAEYPVSHLHAFPLVQQRVNADLDDYVVVGPDLGAVERFGIPSYEKTRNGAYEVELEGGLDIEGRNVLVFDDLIETGGTMVAAYDRLKSQGADTVVAAAVHGVLDEGIQRVQGTYDGLYLTNTIETDAGNVATESLVQTALE comes from the coding sequence ATGGAGATCATCGTTACACCCACAGCAGAGCATCTCGAGCTCGACGCCGCACGACTGAACTCACATCCCCAGAACGAGTCTCGACTGTTTCCCGACGGCGAGGTGTACGTCCAACTCGAGTCAGTAGCCGACATCGAATCCGCGCTCGTCGTCCACTCGGGACAGCCATGTCCGAACCAGGGACTGGCGTACCTGTATGGACTGCTCGATCTACTCACGAAACACGACGTCCTGATCACCCTCTGTTTCACCTACGTTCCCTACGGCATGCAGGACAAGTCGTTCTATCCGGGAACGGTGAATTACGCTCGAGCACTCCTGGATCACGTCACGCGGTATCCCGTTCGACAGGTGTACGCGATCGATCCCCACTTCAGCCACCGTGACTGGGTCGCAGAGTATCCCGTGAGCCACTTGCACGCCTTCCCGCTCGTTCAACAACGAGTGAACGCCGATCTCGACGACTACGTCGTCGTCGGCCCAGACCTCGGCGCAGTAGAGCGATTTGGAATTCCCAGCTACGAGAAGACTCGGAACGGTGCCTACGAGGTCGAACTCGAGGGCGGACTGGACATTGAGGGACGGAACGTATTGGTCTTCGATGATCTAATCGAGACCGGCGGAACGATGGTCGCGGCGTACGATCGTCTCAAAAGCCAAGGTGCGGACACAGTAGTTGCGGCGGCGGTACACGGCGTGCTCGACGAAGGTATTCAACGCGTTCAGGGTACGTACGACGGACTCTACTTGACGAATACGATCGAAACGGACGCGGGAAACGTCGCTACTGAATCCCTCGTTCAGACCGCACTCGAGTGA
- a CDS encoding RimK family alpha-L-glutamate ligase, translating to MKEDRVRVGVLSFHNSKESKAICNAIEELGHEPVWLRENNVLLRFTDGRFVLEPDVDVVINRLLLSTAKQPMESIGIANAIACFRPMVNAPDAAALASHKIAAAAALVQEGVPIPETALALGTSTVGRIRPEFGEEFVYKTIVGTHGGGAWKVHQTDLITGTVGMRRAFLQELVQTNRERPRDLRVYVVDGSVVGAMYRYAVEEDWRTNVARGGSVEDATESLPDPVEAIAKRATSAVGLDCAGVDLIEGDDNWFVLEVNPTAGFKGLFDATGRSPAPAIAKLAIQRAGGSVNDELVDVLRTTLDGSVPSRASKRVQPIGSEAPVVGLTERVVVSGTTDTKSVTGRTDPTSARTRIDLQLAAGIGAGPIQVGHSESDRNGRRHRQPVVDIVVGIAGTEKTVDATVEDRAEHTYPLLIGRDVLSDFRIDVGNRYDERESDRLEE from the coding sequence ATGAAGGAAGATCGCGTTAGGGTCGGCGTCTTGAGCTTTCACAACAGCAAGGAGTCGAAGGCGATCTGTAACGCTATCGAGGAACTCGGACACGAACCTGTTTGGCTACGGGAAAACAACGTCCTCCTCCGATTTACGGATGGGAGGTTCGTTCTCGAGCCGGATGTGGACGTGGTGATAAATCGCCTGCTGTTGTCGACGGCGAAACAGCCTATGGAATCTATCGGGATCGCAAACGCGATCGCCTGCTTTCGGCCGATGGTGAACGCCCCTGACGCTGCTGCGCTCGCCTCGCACAAGATCGCCGCGGCCGCGGCCCTGGTACAGGAGGGGGTGCCGATTCCGGAAACGGCGCTGGCCCTCGGAACGTCGACTGTCGGTCGAATCCGTCCGGAGTTTGGCGAGGAGTTCGTCTACAAAACGATTGTGGGTACCCACGGTGGCGGCGCGTGGAAGGTCCATCAGACAGATCTAATCACTGGAACTGTGGGAATGCGCCGGGCGTTCCTTCAGGAACTCGTGCAGACCAACCGCGAGAGACCGCGAGATCTCCGCGTATACGTGGTCGACGGAAGTGTCGTGGGGGCGATGTATCGCTACGCAGTCGAGGAGGATTGGCGGACGAACGTCGCTCGCGGCGGCTCCGTCGAGGACGCGACCGAATCGCTCCCCGACCCTGTCGAGGCGATTGCCAAGAGGGCCACGTCCGCAGTCGGTCTGGATTGCGCCGGCGTGGATCTCATCGAAGGCGACGACAACTGGTTCGTGCTCGAGGTGAACCCGACCGCCGGGTTCAAAGGGCTCTTTGACGCGACGGGACGCAGTCCAGCTCCCGCCATCGCGAAACTCGCGATCCAGCGCGCCGGCGGGTCGGTGAACGACGAGCTGGTCGACGTGCTTCGAACGACGCTCGACGGTTCGGTCCCATCACGTGCGTCGAAACGCGTGCAACCGATCGGGAGCGAAGCTCCGGTCGTCGGGCTCACCGAGCGCGTCGTCGTCAGCGGCACCACCGATACGAAGTCGGTGACCGGGCGCACCGATCCGACGAGTGCACGGACGAGAATCGACCTCCAGCTCGCAGCCGGGATTGGAGCTGGTCCGATTCAGGTCGGTCACAGTGAATCTGACCGCAACGGCCGCCGCCACCGACAGCCAGTCGTCGACATCGTCGTCGGAATCGCCGGAACCGAGAAAACCGTCGACGCCACGGTAGAGGACCGAGCGGAACACACGTACCCGTTACTGATCGGGCGAGACGTGCTCTCGGACTTCAGAATCGACGTCGGAAACAGGTACGACGAGAGAGAGAGCGATCGTCTCGAAGAGTGA